One genomic segment of Scophthalmus maximus strain ysfricsl-2021 chromosome 3, ASM2237912v1, whole genome shotgun sequence includes these proteins:
- the LOC118316720 gene encoding rho-related GTP-binding protein RhoA-C-like codes for MAAIRKKLVIVGDGACGKTCLLIVFSKDQFPEVYVPTVFENYVADIEVDGKQVELALWDTAGQEDYDRLRPLSYPDTDVILMCFSVDSPDSLENIPEKWTPEVKHFCPNVPIILVGNKKDLRNDEHTRRELAKMKQEPVKYEDGKEMAARISAYGYQECSAKTKDGVREVFEMATRAALQAKKRGKKSTCLLL; via the exons ATGGCAGCCATCAGGAAGAAGCTGGTGATCGTCGGGGATGGTGCGTGTGGGAAAACCTGTCTGCTCATCGTCTTCAGCAAGGACCAGTTCCCGGAGGTCTACGTCCCCACGGTGTTCGAGAACTATGTGGCAGACATTGAAGTCGATGGGAAACAG GTTGAATTAGCACTTTGGGATACAGCGGGACAGGAAGACTATGACAGACTGAGGCCTCTCTCCTACCCTGACACTGATGTTATTCTCATGTGCTTCTCCGTAGACAGCCCTGACAGTTTAG AAAATATTCCAGAAAAATGGACCCCGGAAGTAAAACACTTCTGTCCAAATGTTCCCATCATCCTGGTGGGCAATAAAAAAGACCTGCGCAATGACGAGCACACCAGACGAGAGCTTGCCAAAATGAAacag GAACCAGTTAAATATGAAGATGGAAAAGAGATGGCAGCCCGCATCAGTGCCTATGGCTACCAGGAGTGCTCCGCCAAAACCAAAGATGGTGTGAGAGAAGTCTTTGAGATGGCAACTCGAGCAGCACTGCAGGCCAAGAAACGCGGCAAGAAGTCCACCTGTCTCCTTCTATAG